Proteins from a genomic interval of Bacteroidales bacterium:
- the rpiB gene encoding ribose 5-phosphate isomerase B: MIIIGMGSDHAGYALKESLKQKLVAQGFSVEDFGTFSNESVDYPDVIHPLACAIDQQKLDWAIIICGTGIGASMVANKYPRVRAALCWMPEISVLARRHNNANVLALPGRFIGEETAWEVVSLFLNTPFDGGRHQRRVSKIPRIMTIQKARFLEQAEKKAFDLKHRKTLNYNISRYEESFHAGLVQFENLENARQRAANIRHKVLERLDEYLIEFESNFKKRGGRVVWALSKKEAVREILHILKQHDVKLVVKSKSMLTEELELNEALARNGIEPVETDLGEYIVQLSGEKPYHILTPAMHKSKEDVSALFSEKFGLDANSTPEEVTGFVREQLRQKFLQAGAGITGANFLIADAGAVAITENEGNALMSVSFPGIHIVVAGIEKVIPSIADLHLFWPLLSSHGTGQYLTVYNSILTGPRKEDETDGPDEMIVILLDNNRTEVLQQPLHRRALSCIRCGACLNACPVYKNIGGHAYGTTYTGPIGAVISPYLNDFNQHIHLSFASSLCRHCTEVCPVKVNLHELLLHNRNEAVKRGLTSPQEKVIMKGWKSIMMRRYRMDFFGSGAKNRAMAYFFSRAWGKRRTLPVFSKRSFRQRWIENG, from the coding sequence ATGATCATCATTGGAATGGGCAGCGATCACGCCGGGTACGCACTCAAGGAAAGCCTGAAGCAAAAGCTTGTCGCCCAGGGATTTTCTGTGGAAGATTTCGGGACTTTCAGCAATGAAAGTGTAGATTATCCCGATGTCATCCATCCGCTGGCCTGTGCCATTGATCAGCAGAAGCTGGATTGGGCCATCATCATATGCGGTACGGGAATCGGAGCAAGCATGGTAGCCAACAAGTATCCACGGGTAAGGGCTGCCCTGTGCTGGATGCCGGAGATTTCAGTTCTGGCCCGCCGGCACAACAATGCCAATGTGCTTGCTCTTCCGGGCAGGTTCATCGGTGAGGAAACCGCCTGGGAGGTGGTCAGTCTGTTCCTGAATACTCCTTTTGACGGTGGCCGCCACCAACGACGTGTGAGCAAGATACCCCGCATCATGACCATTCAGAAGGCGCGTTTTCTGGAACAGGCAGAAAAGAAAGCGTTCGATTTAAAGCACAGAAAAACACTCAATTACAACATTTCCCGGTATGAAGAATCATTTCATGCCGGTCTGGTGCAGTTTGAAAACCTGGAAAACGCCAGGCAGCGCGCAGCGAATATCAGGCATAAAGTGCTCGAGCGGCTCGACGAATACCTCATTGAGTTTGAATCCAATTTCAAAAAAAGAGGGGGAAGGGTTGTCTGGGCCCTCAGTAAGAAAGAAGCAGTCAGGGAAATTCTCCATATTCTGAAGCAGCATGACGTGAAGCTTGTGGTCAAATCGAAGTCCATGCTGACGGAAGAACTGGAGCTGAATGAGGCGCTGGCCCGAAATGGAATCGAGCCCGTTGAGACTGACCTTGGTGAATACATTGTGCAGCTGTCAGGCGAGAAGCCCTATCATATCCTGACGCCGGCGATGCATAAATCGAAAGAAGATGTGTCGGCACTTTTCAGCGAAAAATTCGGGCTGGATGCCAACAGCACGCCGGAAGAAGTGACCGGTTTTGTCAGGGAACAACTCCGGCAGAAATTCCTGCAGGCCGGTGCCGGAATCACCGGTGCCAACTTTCTCATTGCCGACGCAGGTGCCGTTGCTATAACTGAAAATGAAGGAAACGCGCTGATGTCGGTGTCATTTCCAGGTATTCATATTGTGGTCGCGGGGATCGAAAAGGTCATCCCTTCCATTGCGGACCTGCACCTTTTCTGGCCATTGTTGTCTTCACACGGAACCGGGCAGTACCTCACCGTGTACAATTCGATTCTCACTGGACCCCGAAAGGAGGATGAAACCGACGGACCAGATGAAATGATCGTTATTTTGCTCGACAACAACCGTACGGAAGTACTCCAACAGCCGCTGCACCGAAGAGCCTTATCCTGTATCCGTTGCGGAGCCTGCCTGAATGCGTGCCCGGTGTACAAGAACATTGGCGGTCATGCCTATGGAACGACCTATACCGGACCCATTGGCGCCGTCATCAGTCCTTACCTGAATGATTTCAACCAGCATATCCATCTCAGCTTTGCCTCTTCCCTGTGCAGGCATTGCACGGAGGTTTGCCCCGTAAAGGTGAACCTGCACGAACTCCTGCTCCATAACCGCAATGAGGCCGTGAAAAGAGGATTAACGTCTCCTCAGGAAAAAGTGATCATGAAAGGGTGGAAAAGCATCATGATGCGGAGGTACCGGATGGATTTTTTCGGATCCGGTGCCAAAAACAGGGCGATGGCTTATTTCTTCAGCCGAGCCTGGGGCAAGCGCCGGACGCTGCCGGTGTTCAGTAAACGATCCTTCCGTCAGCGCTGGATCGAAAACGGGTGA
- the nadA gene encoding quinolinate synthase NadA, with protein sequence MKQDHIIEEIKRLKQKKNALILAHYYQVPEIQELADFVGDSLGLSRQAANANAEIIVFAGVHFMAETAKIVNPKSRVLLPDPAAGCSLADSCPPDEFERFIQQHPHHKVISYINCSADVKALSDVICTSSNALQIVRSFSESQPLIFAPDKNLGGYVNRMTGRNMVIWNGTCEVHDILSTEKIIQLKIENPDAKLIAHPECKAQVLELADFIGSTTGLLQFTIRDDSKKYIVATETGILHQMKKSSPDKEFIIVPSDTTCSCNDCPYMKMNTLEKLYLCLKNEAPEIVLSDELINRARVPIERMLEISGK encoded by the coding sequence ATGAAACAGGATCATATAATTGAAGAGATCAAACGGCTGAAACAGAAAAAGAATGCCCTCATTCTGGCACATTACTATCAGGTCCCCGAAATACAGGAATTGGCTGATTTTGTTGGCGACAGCCTGGGATTATCCAGGCAGGCAGCCAATGCCAACGCTGAAATCATTGTATTTGCAGGAGTCCATTTTATGGCTGAAACTGCCAAAATTGTAAATCCGAAAAGCAGGGTTCTTTTACCAGATCCTGCTGCAGGATGTTCATTGGCTGATTCCTGCCCGCCGGACGAGTTTGAACGGTTCATACAACAGCATCCCCATCACAAAGTCATATCGTACATCAATTGTTCAGCGGATGTCAAGGCCCTGTCGGATGTGATCTGTACATCCAGCAATGCGCTTCAGATCGTCAGGTCATTTTCTGAGAGTCAGCCCCTTATTTTTGCTCCGGATAAGAACCTGGGCGGGTATGTGAACCGGATGACCGGACGAAATATGGTTATATGGAATGGCACCTGTGAAGTGCACGACATTCTATCCACGGAAAAAATCATTCAGCTAAAAATTGAAAATCCGGATGCAAAACTTATTGCTCATCCCGAATGCAAGGCACAGGTGCTGGAACTGGCCGATTTCATTGGTTCGACAACCGGCCTCCTTCAATTTACGATCAGGGATGACAGTAAAAAATACATTGTGGCAACTGAAACAGGAATACTTCACCAGATGAAGAAATCCTCCCCGGATAAAGAATTCATCATTGTTCCCTCCGATACAACCTGCTCGTGCAATGATTGTCCCTATATGAAAATGAATACGCTCGAAAAGCTATATCTGTGCCTGAAAAACGAAGCCCCTGAAATCGTTCTTTCTGATGAACTGATCAACCGTGCAAGAGTACCCATCGAACGCATGCTGGAAATATCCGGAAAATGA
- a CDS encoding S41 family peptidase — MESKSENERPKRTLISLPLLIILVLLIGIWAGARLVGYMNRTSKPIPIPAMRSDKVMEALRFIEQDYVDSLSGENIREDAINGMLGDLDPHSQYLSAGMLKDANESLVGNFEGIGIEFRIVSDTINVVQVISGGPSEKTGLRSGDRIIRINDTVVAGIKLENQDVIKKLRGPRGTRVKVTVYRPEISGEADFIIIRDVIPLYSVDISYMVDDSIGYIKVSRFSATTPEEFDDALQRLREQGCSKLILDLRGNVGGYLESATKMADEFLDDEKLIVYTEGKNRPRQYMYATHSGRLEDAALCILIDEGSASASEILAGAVQDNDRGVIIGRRSFGKGLVQQQLELADGSALRLTVARYYTPTGRCIQRPYNDGQEAYYEDLLMRLKTGELNNQDSIKFPDSLKYYTPGGKVVYGGGGIMPDIYVPIDTGKFYGYYNQLINKGLIYQFAYDFADRNRDRMLETYPDAGNFIKRYEVDQSLFEKLIAYSEEKGLERDAKGLNSTRAMIANLLKAYIGRNLFNDEAFYPILNQDDKIFLRAVDEMKGKPI; from the coding sequence ATGGAATCAAAATCAGAGAATGAGCGACCGAAAAGAACATTGATCAGCCTTCCTTTGCTCATCATCCTTGTGTTGCTGATAGGGATCTGGGCCGGGGCGCGGCTGGTGGGCTATATGAACCGGACCAGCAAACCCATCCCTATTCCCGCAATGCGTTCCGATAAGGTCATGGAAGCCCTGCGTTTCATCGAACAGGATTATGTGGATTCTTTATCCGGTGAAAACATAAGGGAAGATGCGATCAACGGAATGTTAGGCGATCTTGACCCCCATTCGCAGTATTTGAGTGCCGGGATGCTGAAAGATGCAAATGAGTCGCTTGTGGGCAACTTTGAAGGGATTGGAATTGAATTCAGGATCGTAAGCGATACGATCAACGTTGTACAGGTCATTTCTGGAGGTCCTTCTGAAAAGACCGGACTGCGTTCCGGCGATCGGATCATCCGGATCAACGACACAGTTGTCGCCGGCATAAAGCTGGAAAATCAGGATGTCATAAAAAAACTCAGGGGCCCCAGGGGAACCAGGGTGAAGGTGACGGTCTACCGACCGGAGATCTCCGGAGAGGCTGATTTCATCATCATCAGGGACGTCATTCCGCTCTACAGTGTTGACATTTCATATATGGTGGATGATTCGATCGGCTACATAAAGGTCAGCAGGTTTTCTGCCACCACGCCGGAAGAGTTTGACGACGCTTTGCAAAGACTGAGGGAGCAAGGATGCAGCAAGCTGATCCTGGATCTTCGCGGGAATGTTGGCGGGTATCTGGAATCCGCCACCAAAATGGCGGATGAGTTTCTTGACGATGAGAAACTGATCGTATATACCGAGGGTAAAAACCGTCCCCGCCAGTATATGTATGCCACACACAGCGGCCGGCTTGAAGATGCTGCATTGTGCATCCTGATCGATGAGGGATCGGCTTCGGCAAGCGAAATTCTTGCAGGAGCAGTTCAGGACAATGACCGGGGTGTCATCATCGGAAGGAGATCGTTCGGAAAAGGCCTGGTGCAACAGCAGCTGGAACTTGCCGATGGCTCTGCCCTGAGACTTACCGTAGCACGTTACTATACACCTACGGGACGGTGCATCCAGCGACCTTACAACGACGGACAGGAAGCATACTATGAGGACCTGTTGATGCGGCTGAAGACCGGTGAACTTAACAACCAGGACAGTATTAAATTCCCGGATTCCCTTAAATATTACACTCCCGGCGGAAAAGTGGTTTACGGAGGGGGCGGGATCATGCCTGATATCTATGTGCCCATTGATACAGGTAAGTTTTACGGGTACTATAACCAATTGATAAACAAGGGATTGATCTATCAGTTCGCGTATGATTTTGCCGACAGGAACAGGGACAGGATGCTGGAGACCTATCCGGATGCAGGCAATTTTATTAAAAGATACGAAGTTGACCAATCCTTGTTTGAAAAACTGATCGCGTACAGTGAAGAAAAAGGGCTGGAAAGGGATGCAAAGGGACTGAACTCAACCCGTGCAATGATTGCCAACTTGCTGAAAGCGTATATCGGCAGGAATCTGTTCAACGATGAGGCATTTTACCCCATCCTCAATCAGGATGATAAGATCTTTCTCAGGGCGGTTGATGAGATGAAAGGAAAACCCATTTAA
- a CDS encoding superoxide dismutase, which yields MAFELPKLPYEMDALEPFISKQTIEYHYGRHHRAYVDNLNKLIPGTPFESATLDDIVRKAEGGIFNNGAQVWNHTFYWNCLTPERNVQLPPKMVGRLEEAFGTVDEFRQKFTQAAATLFGSGWAWLVSHPDGKLEIVQESNAGNPLRRGLTPLLTCDVWEHAYYLDKQNRRPDYVADFWNIVDWNAVSGRL from the coding sequence ATGGCTTTTGAATTACCCAAATTACCGTATGAAATGGACGCGCTGGAGCCGTTCATTTCGAAGCAGACCATTGAATACCATTACGGCAGGCATCACCGTGCCTATGTCGATAACCTGAACAAGCTCATTCCGGGCACTCCGTTTGAAAGTGCCACCCTTGACGACATTGTCCGTAAGGCTGAAGGCGGCATTTTCAACAACGGGGCACAGGTATGGAATCATACGTTCTACTGGAACTGTTTAACCCCGGAAAGAAATGTCCAGCTCCCGCCGAAAATGGTCGGGCGACTGGAGGAAGCATTTGGAACGGTGGATGAATTCAGGCAGAAGTTTACGCAGGCCGCGGCGACCCTGTTCGGATCAGGCTGGGCCTGGCTGGTCAGCCATCCTGACGGGAAGCTTGAAATCGTTCAGGAAAGCAATGCCGGGAATCCTCTGCGGCGTGGCCTGACACCGCTTCTCACCTGTGATGTCTGGGAGCACGCCTATTATCTCGACAAACAAAACCGCCGGCCGGATTATGTTGCTGACTTCTGGAACATCGTTGACTGGAATGCCGTATCTGGAAGGCTGTAG
- the glmS gene encoding glutamine--fructose-6-phosphate transaminase (isomerizing), whose translation MCGIVAYLGNQQALPILINGLRRLEYRGYDSAGIALINEHIHLYKNQGKVADLVNRISGLSLAGTVGIAHTRWATHGIPNDVNAHPHFSQSGNLAIIHNGIIENYSSLKQILTERGYHFRSDTDTEVLIQLIEDILNSEQVPLVEAVQVALNQVIGAYAIVVISKHEPDMLIAARKSSPLVVGLGQGEYFLASDATPIVEYTQDVVYLNDEEIAIIRRNEPLKIKTIKNIDKIPYVQKLEMNLSAIEKGGFPHFMLKEIFEQPASVRDSMRGRLDVENGIISLGGIRDYLQKLIAAERIIIVGCGTSWHAGLVGEYLIEELARIPVEVEYASEFRYRNPILCEKDIVIAISQSGETADTLAAIQLARSKGAIILGICNVVGSSIARESHAGSYTHAGPEIGVASTKAFTAQVAILTLMALEIAKAKGTITRSRFFRIIRELNKIPEKIEKVLELNQRILEIAKNYSHVRNFLYLGRGYNFPVALEGALKLKEISYIHAEGYPAAEMKHGPIALIDDEMPCVVIATNKGTYDKVVSNIMEIKTRKGKIIAIVTQGDSIVTENADYVIEIPETEEMLVPLLATVPLQLLSYHIAILRGCDVDQPRNLAKSVTVE comes from the coding sequence ATGTGCGGCATTGTAGCATACCTCGGAAACCAACAGGCACTGCCCATTCTGATCAACGGTCTTCGCCGGCTGGAATACCGTGGCTACGACAGTGCAGGCATTGCACTGATCAACGAACATATCCATCTGTATAAAAACCAGGGTAAGGTTGCTGATCTTGTTAACCGCATCAGTGGTCTTTCACTGGCGGGCACGGTGGGAATCGCCCATACCCGCTGGGCAACCCACGGCATACCAAATGATGTCAACGCCCATCCCCATTTCTCCCAATCCGGGAACCTGGCCATCATTCACAATGGCATCATCGAAAATTACTCCTCGTTAAAACAAATCCTCACAGAGAGAGGTTACCACTTCCGAAGCGATACCGATACGGAAGTGTTGATCCAGCTGATCGAAGATATCCTCAACAGTGAACAGGTACCGCTGGTTGAGGCGGTACAGGTGGCTCTTAATCAGGTGATCGGGGCTTATGCCATCGTTGTGATCTCGAAACATGAACCGGATATGCTGATTGCCGCCCGGAAGAGCAGCCCGCTGGTCGTCGGTCTGGGGCAGGGAGAGTATTTTCTGGCATCGGATGCAACTCCCATCGTAGAATACACCCAGGATGTGGTCTATCTGAACGATGAAGAAATTGCTATCATACGAAGAAATGAGCCACTGAAGATCAAGACCATCAAAAACATTGACAAGATCCCCTATGTCCAGAAACTGGAGATGAACCTGAGCGCCATCGAAAAGGGCGGATTTCCCCATTTCATGCTCAAGGAGATCTTTGAGCAGCCTGCATCCGTCAGGGACAGCATGCGCGGGCGTCTTGACGTTGAAAATGGGATCATCTCCCTGGGAGGGATCCGGGATTACCTGCAAAAGCTGATCGCGGCTGAACGGATCATCATCGTGGGCTGTGGAACCTCCTGGCACGCAGGACTGGTGGGTGAATACCTGATCGAAGAGCTCGCCCGCATACCCGTTGAGGTGGAATATGCCTCCGAATTTCGATACCGCAACCCGATCCTGTGTGAAAAAGACATTGTCATCGCCATCTCGCAATCAGGCGAAACGGCCGACACCCTGGCAGCCATTCAGCTGGCCAGGTCAAAGGGAGCCATCATCCTTGGAATCTGCAATGTAGTGGGGTCGTCCATTGCCCGTGAAAGTCATGCAGGATCCTATACCCACGCAGGCCCGGAGATCGGGGTGGCATCCACCAAAGCCTTCACCGCCCAGGTTGCCATCCTGACCCTGATGGCACTCGAAATTGCCAAAGCCAAGGGTACCATCACCCGGTCCCGCTTCTTCCGGATCATCCGGGAGCTCAATAAAATCCCCGAAAAAATTGAAAAAGTCCTTGAACTGAATCAGCGGATCCTTGAAATAGCCAAAAACTACAGCCACGTACGCAATTTTCTGTACCTGGGAAGGGGTTACAATTTTCCGGTGGCCCTGGAAGGCGCACTGAAGCTTAAGGAAATATCCTACATCCATGCAGAAGGCTATCCGGCAGCCGAAATGAAACACGGGCCCATCGCCCTGATCGATGATGAAATGCCCTGCGTGGTCATTGCGACCAACAAGGGAACGTACGACAAAGTGGTCAGCAACATCATGGAAATCAAGACCCGCAAGGGTAAGATCATTGCCATCGTCACCCAAGGTGACAGCATTGTTACGGAAAATGCGGATTATGTGATCGAGATTCCCGAAACCGAAGAGATGCTGGTGCCTCTTCTGGCAACAGTACCTCTCCAGCTGCTGTCGTACCACATCGCCATACTCCGCGGCTGCGACGTCGATCAACCCCGCAACCTCGCCAAATCCGTGACAGTGGAGTAA
- a CDS encoding DUF4270 domain-containing protein gives MNLKTGRSVYIVTASGVFFLLIFFLSCKKDPTTIGLDLVEGDPLEVLFCDTATIIAYSELEDSIRTDESTYNLLGSLYDPVFGKTSAAIFTQISLSSTNPDFGTNPECDSLIVQLQYAGYYGDTNTVQTIRIYEITESLRIDTSYYSFQTVAYGTTELASYSFAPKPTDSVLIDTTYYEPHLRFNMGPELGNKILSAPAAELDSNSSFKEYFKGLAIIPDDVATSPGQGSLLYFNFYATISRITIYYHSDEEDSLVYRMALNATSNARFGHFDHYGYNEASDPLRQQIILGDTTSGNDLLYLQSMAGVRIRIVFPYLLNMVKENNIAINEAQLIFYNLDPGGFYPAPGQLALYGKNDSTLFYLADQSEDASYFDGKYNEPRYRFRISRYIQEKLLERDSTTALNLFTSGASINASRVVIGGPGALSNNMKLRLIYTRPTI, from the coding sequence ATGAATTTGAAAACGGGCCGTTCGGTTTATATCGTCACAGCATCAGGGGTATTCTTTTTGCTCATTTTTTTTCTGTCCTGTAAGAAAGATCCAACCACCATTGGCCTTGACCTTGTTGAGGGTGATCCCCTGGAAGTATTATTTTGCGACACCGCCACCATCATAGCCTATTCTGAGCTGGAGGACTCCATCCGCACGGACGAATCCACCTACAATCTGCTGGGATCCCTTTATGATCCTGTTTTCGGCAAGACTTCGGCGGCCATTTTCACGCAGATCAGTCTGTCATCCACAAATCCCGACTTCGGAACCAATCCGGAGTGCGACTCCCTGATTGTCCAGCTGCAGTATGCCGGTTATTACGGGGATACCAACACGGTGCAAACGATCCGCATTTACGAGATCACGGAGTCCTTGCGCATAGATACTTCCTATTACTCTTTCCAAACGGTTGCCTATGGTACGACGGAACTGGCATCGTATTCCTTTGCCCCGAAACCAACTGATTCCGTGCTGATCGACACCACCTATTATGAGCCGCACCTCCGGTTCAACATGGGCCCGGAGCTTGGGAACAAGATCCTTTCGGCTCCGGCGGCAGAACTCGACAGCAACTCTTCTTTCAAGGAATATTTCAAAGGATTGGCCATCATTCCGGATGATGTTGCCACTTCTCCGGGACAGGGATCCCTTCTGTATTTTAACTTCTATGCCACTATCTCCCGCATCACGATCTATTATCACAGCGATGAGGAAGACTCCCTGGTGTACAGAATGGCCCTCAACGCAACGTCGAACGCGCGCTTCGGGCATTTCGACCATTACGGGTATAACGAAGCTTCCGATCCGCTCCGCCAACAAATCATCCTGGGCGATACCACCTCTGGTAACGACTTACTGTATCTTCAGTCCATGGCAGGAGTGAGGATCCGGATTGTTTTTCCCTACCTGTTGAACATGGTAAAGGAAAACAACATCGCCATCAATGAAGCCCAGCTTATTTTTTACAACCTGGATCCCGGAGGGTTTTATCCGGCTCCCGGCCAGCTGGCACTCTACGGAAAGAACGACAGCACCCTTTTTTATCTGGCTGACCAGTCGGAAGATGCCAGCTACTTCGACGGTAAGTACAATGAACCCCGTTACCGGTTCAGGATCAGCCGCTATATTCAGGAGAAACTTCTGGAAAGGGACTCCACCACAGCATTGAATCTTTTTACCTCCGGCGCCTCCATTAATGCATCACGAGTGGTCATCGGCGGCCCCGGGGCACTTTCCAACAACATGAAGCTGCGGCTTATTTACACCAGGCCAACCATCTGA
- a CDS encoding glycogen/starch synthase, protein MEKIKVLFVHQEITPYLKESPMGKIGRFLPQGIQEKGKEIRTFMPRYGNINERRNQLHEVIRLSGMNLIIDDTDHPLIIKVASIQSARMQIYFIDNEDYFQRKSTFTDKDGDFYDDNDERAIFYSRGVLETVKKLGWGPDIVHCHGWMTSLVPLYIKRAFHENPLFSDTRVIYSVYNDDFPGSFKKDFHKKVKMDGITTEDLKHYKEPTFINITKGAIHFADAVIAGSEKMNPEIADHLASLNKPCLPYTSIDRCVDAYSDFYDRVLSSEMISR, encoded by the coding sequence ATGGAAAAAATCAAGGTATTATTTGTTCACCAGGAAATTACACCCTATCTAAAAGAGAGTCCCATGGGGAAAATTGGCCGCTTCCTGCCCCAGGGCATTCAGGAAAAGGGAAAAGAGATCCGCACATTCATGCCCCGTTATGGCAACATCAATGAAAGACGCAACCAGTTGCACGAAGTGATCCGTCTGTCAGGCATGAACCTGATCATCGACGACACCGACCACCCGCTGATCATTAAGGTAGCCTCCATTCAGTCAGCGCGCATGCAGATCTACTTCATTGACAATGAAGATTATTTCCAGCGAAAATCAACCTTCACCGACAAGGACGGGGATTTTTATGACGACAATGACGAAAGAGCCATATTTTACTCGCGCGGGGTTCTGGAGACCGTAAAAAAATTAGGCTGGGGGCCCGACATTGTACACTGCCACGGGTGGATGACCAGCCTGGTCCCCCTGTACATCAAGCGTGCCTTTCACGAAAATCCCCTGTTCAGTGATACACGGGTCATCTATTCTGTTTATAATGACGATTTCCCGGGCTCTTTTAAAAAGGACTTCCATAAAAAAGTAAAAATGGATGGCATCACCACTGAGGATCTTAAGCATTACAAAGAGCCGACCTTCATTAATATTACCAAGGGAGCCATTCATTTTGCAGATGCTGTCATTGCGGGAAGCGAAAAGATGAATCCGGAAATTGCCGATCACCTGGCTTCCCTTAATAAACCATGCCTGCCTTACACATCCATCGACAGGTGTGTGGATGCCTATTCTGATTTTTACGATCGCGTTCTGTCCAGTGAAATGATTTCCAGATAA
- a CDS encoding proline dehydrogenase family protein → MINKMIAAMLPYFPKKFIWIFSKKYIAGETLEDALRVSREFNADGIRITMDVLGEFITRLDEAEENKHEYLNLVDVLQKQGIDGNISVKPTMFGLLIDQEACYQNIREIVARAAKYDNFIRIDMEDSQCTDMEIALYRRLKKEFPKNVGLVVQAYLKRTSKDLRDLMDLHSKEVPLNYRLCKGIYVEPAEIAFKKYDEVNKHYLEDLEFMFQNGIYVGIATHDVPLIQGALRLIEKYGVPKDRYEFQMLYGVTPERRKNLVDKGHPMRIYVPYGIKWFGYSTRRLKENPKMAAQIIKAIFIRQ, encoded by the coding sequence ATGATAAACAAGATGATTGCGGCCATGTTGCCCTATTTCCCGAAGAAATTCATCTGGATCTTTTCCAAAAAATATATTGCCGGGGAGACACTGGAAGACGCCCTGCGGGTATCCCGCGAATTCAATGCGGATGGCATCCGTATCACCATGGATGTCCTGGGTGAATTTATCACCCGGCTGGATGAGGCGGAGGAGAACAAGCATGAATACCTGAACCTGGTGGATGTTTTGCAGAAACAAGGCATTGACGGCAACATTTCGGTGAAGCCCACCATGTTCGGTTTATTGATTGACCAGGAGGCCTGTTACCAAAACATCCGCGAAATCGTTGCCAGGGCAGCAAAGTACGACAACTTTATCCGGATTGACATGGAAGACTCACAATGCACCGACATGGAGATCGCCCTGTACCGCCGGTTAAAAAAGGAATTTCCAAAGAATGTCGGGCTGGTGGTGCAGGCCTATCTGAAAAGGACAAGCAAGGACCTGCGGGATCTGATGGATCTGCACAGCAAAGAGGTTCCGCTGAATTACAGGCTTTGCAAAGGGATCTACGTTGAACCTGCCGAGATTGCCTTCAAGAAATACGATGAGGTCAACAAACATTATCTGGAGGATCTGGAATTTATGTTCCAGAACGGGATCTATGTCGGCATAGCAACGCATGATGTTCCACTGATCCAGGGAGCATTGCGCCTGATCGAGAAATACGGCGTTCCCAAAGACAGGTATGAGTTCCAGATGCTCTACGGGGTCACCCCTGAACGGAGAAAAAACCTGGTCGACAAAGGGCACCCCATGCGTATTTATGTACCTTACGGAATAAAATGGTTTGGTTACTCGACCCGGCGTTTAAAGGAAAATCCCAAGATGGCCGCTCAGATCATCAAGGCCATTTTCATCCGGCAGTAA